TTACACATCTTTTTGAAATTCCCATGCATGCTCCTTGCACAAAAACAGTGATTCGCATCTTGATTGCTTCAAGGGTCTCAATTAAACCCCATATGAAGAATAAATAGCATATTTAATAATTAAGTTTGATACAATATAAAATATTGTGAACATTCCAAAAATAGCAGTAAAATCCTTACTTAAATTACCTTATGCTTGTCCGACATGAAAGTCCATCCTTTCTCTGCTACTAATTAACCCAAAGTCTTCTAATGGGCTTGTAACCAATGTCCTTAATGGGGCTAGTAAGGAAGTCAGTCCAACGGTCCTTGATTTTGTATTCAATAACATCCCAAGCTATGCGGAATATGTCATCATTGTTATCCCTTCCAATGACTACTAGTAGCTACCATTCCTGACTCCTTTAAGATAACATCCATCAACACCAAAATCTGCATCCAGACAAAAGCCCATGTTACATGCATCAGAACACACATACGGTCTCTAAAACAAAGGCTTCATAGTCTTCATAAGCCTGTCCACTTTTATGATAGTGATACTGCTAGGTTTGTCTTCCCGAGCACTACATAATAGTCTCACAATTTGAAATATTTTCCTCTTTGGCGTCCCTAAATGGCATGCAAGGCCTTTCTCTTTTCCCTATAGATTTGTACCTTTAAGATCTCAAATTTAGCATCCCTTTTCACCCTTGTCATGAAACCCTTGATACTCCACTTCACATCACTCAGGTAACATTTTCTATGTAAGCATGTGATAATTAAATTGCCTAGAGTTGATTCATAAAATGCCCAACACAATTGTGTTTAGGCTGAAATATTTTTATCCAGAACATTTCAAGTTTGCATGGGAGGGGCATGTATCCTCCATCCATATCCCTTCTTATGAATAGTTGTCACCCTTGTTATTTCATTATCCTTATATATAAAATCAAAGATTGTTCAATTGAATACTTGCCTCAGTGCTTTCCTGAACATTGCAACAGAAGTGCATACCATTCCAACTTTCAGCTCCATAGGCTTCTTGAAGTTTGAGGGATAATTGAAGTAAGGATATTTCACCTTCTCTACCCCTTCCTCATTAGCATTTGAGCCATCTAGACTACTAAATTCATCACTCTATCCAGTTCTGTCTCCTTTCCAATTGACTCAACTTCTTCAATGTCAATCCCTCTGGCTTGGTTTACAGTTTCCTCAACCCAACTTCTTAATTCACTCTGAACAATAGCTTCATCAATGTACTGCTAAAACATatcatcctcctcctcatcaTGCTCAAAAATATCGTCATCCTCTTCATCAATCAGTGAAGCCACTCAAATTTGAACTACCACTAGTATCACTACCACCAtaatcttcaccttcttcatgCCCTCCTGATTCTGTTTCCATAGAGCTCTTCCTGTGCCTTTCTTCCTCCTTTACCTCCTCCTTCATACTCCTATATAGTTAGATTAGATCTCCTTATCTCAAaactttttttcccctttcctAATTGATCACCCTCTTGTACTTGTTTGCTCAACAATGACATCAGGCCCCTAACCCGCTTCCAATGCTTTCTTCCCTTGGTCTTCTTGACACCATTACGTGCTACACCTTTATTAGGCTAAATCATTTCAATGAACACTTGAATAAGCTCACCATCCATACCATCTTCAATGGGACTGCAAGTGCCTCTACTTGGTGACATAGCTCCACATCATCCACCCCTATGCTTTATATAGATTGTTACACTGAGCATTCCCATAACCTTCATATCATTTAACATCTTAATTACATCCCTGTCATCATTTAAGGTTTGCAATTCCTCTTCGAATACCTTCCTTAGCTCTAAGTAGCAGAATTGCATCTAGTTGCTATACCCCAAATCATTGCTGACCATTTCTACCTTAATTAAGCTCATCTCATCTACTACAAAACCACCACTGTGGTGCATTGTGGACAGGAATATAATGGAGCCTCCATGATATAACCGCAGAGTAAAAAGGTAATTGACCATCTTATATTGCTACCagtgcaaaatttgaaatagggTACACAAAACCATATGTTAGCTTCGCATTATCACTAAATAATAACCTACTTAACAGAAAAATAGAGACCGCATTACATTATCACTAAGCATGATTCGATAAACTACTTTCTGAGGATAGAATAATCAAGGAATCACTAAACAACAAAGAGAAGAGTATTTCTGCCTATCGAATAATAACAAAGGAATTAGCAAAACAATAGTCAGAGACCACATCTATAATCACAACAAGAACCATAGGCACAACACACAAAGTATTTCAATTGCAAGTTAACCACAACCCAAGGCATGCAGACAACACATGGTCTGAAATAgtatgacaaagaagagcacatCACAATATACATCATAAACATAATCTCGAAAAAAAATGGTACACCATAAACAACAATGCAAGCTTGATGAGAATATTATAACATATCTATTCTACATCATTAAACAagagaaaaatattataaaagatCTTTTATCTATATAAAAACAAACATTATCTAATCCATATTAGTTATCTCttttatccctttttttttgaacttttatgttattttatttctatTGTGCATTACATGTGTATGTTGCTACTAAATCCTTAAATTGGACCTAGTATAGGCTAATCTACTGATAATCCCAGGATAAATAGCATAGACAGGAAACACATATCCTCACAACCAACATTCTAAGCATAATTGAGAAAAGAAGGCATATTCTTAAATCAAAGCCTTAAGACAAGCAAGAACTACATTATGTGAGGGTTGGTGCATTAGATTGAAAGGAGAAACAACATTTTAGGCAAAAAGAGCACTTGCCTTTTATTGGACAGGCCGGTGATCTAGAAAATGGCTGTCTAGGGCTCAAGCATAGAAATCATTGCTTGTTGGAAGATTTCCAAGTTCCTATTCCAACAAATTTTCCTTTGATTAGGTCCCTTTTGGCATCAATTTAGGACTTAGGTAGGGTAGGGAGGAATATTGAGAACCCTTTTGTTTCATCTTGACTCTTGACATTATTAACTGTTTTATGAAAAAATAAGGGCATTTTAGTCCTTTTGCGTCATTAATATTGTGAGGCTATAGATGATGATTGGATCACATtgcaattgaaaaaaaatatcttcatgGTGTTAATTGAAAGTTTTGGGGGCAAAGTGTTTTTCACTAAAAGTTAGAGGAGTCAAAATGTATATTTCCATTTTTGGTATATCAAAATAGACCTCATGTAGACCTATTCAAAATTAGCTTTGTACAGTTTAACCCTAATTGGCCTAGCTCATCCAATTTTTATTAGGTTTTAATTGAGATTTTTGGTCAAATCAATTGTGCCAATTTGACATTGAGCCAAAGCCGAGCTTGCTACTTCTTAAAATTAGTCTGATTAGGAATATCAAACTTTTATGCAACATTTTAGAAAGTAATATTATGCATATTTtagcaaaatttaaaataagaaaataaagaaaagcggGATGGAGAGAAATCTTGATCTCTACCTCCTCTATCAATTAACACTACCTCCTCCCTTTCACTTGCAGCCTCACCCTAGCTCCCATCTCTCTCTATTTCTACCTCCTCCTCCATTGGCCTCCACCACCACCCCAGTAGTAGGAAATCCAATTTGGCCAAGCCCAATCCAACCCTCAATGTTATGCATAGATTATAGATATATAGGGCTTGCTATGACTAGAATTGAAACTGAAATGGGCTTGTTTGAGCTTGGACATGATTAAATttgatttgaaattaatttccAGCTTTGTTCAAACTTGATTTATTAAGTATTATTTCAGGTTCAATTGGAGCTTGATTTTAAATCAAATTGAACTGTGCTTAATTGATCGGCTCGATATTTTCTTTCATAACAAAATTAATTGGAGCTTAAATATTCAAAACATGGTTTGGTTCTAAATTCACATTTCattgataaaaaataataataattaaaagtttAAATCCAATAACCTAatgtatataatatattatataaacaTAAATATGCTTGTCCTAAGCGGAAGTCCAGAATATTCATCGAGCATTGCACTCCTCTCTTCTGTGTTAGGTAGGTGCACCATCCAAGTTTGAACTCAATTTAAATGGCTATTTTGCCACCCCATGCAATACAAGAGTGTGGTGAACTCACAGGCTGGTGGCAGAAACCACTCCACTAAAGCGTTCTTAAAGTTTTGTCCGCGCTCGTGGACCGCTTAACTTTCCTTGGTAAAAGAATAAAAACTGGATCCGACCACCGCTTGTTTTGCTTACCGGCGGTCTCGCCGCCCTCCAGTCCTCCCGCCGCCACCCTCCGAGCCCGGGAAGAGGATGCCCTGCATTCCTCTCTCCGTCcgatccctctcctcctccctcctccgctccctcctctttctctccatgaccatcttcctcctctacctcctcctcttccccaacCCCCTACTCCGCCCCCCggccgcatcctcctcctccgccgcccccACCCTCGCCACCGCCGCCCCCACCCTCGCCACCGCCGGCGCTACGTCCGTCCACCACTTACTATTTGGCATAGCCTCCTCCGCCCGCGCTTGGCCCCGCCGCCGGGACTACCTCCGCCTCTGGTGGCGCCCCGCCCTCATGCGCGGCTTCGTCTTCCTCGACTCCGGCGTCGGCGGCGGCGTAGGCGACGATCCGACCCTCCCTCCGACTCGCGTCTCCGCCGATGCTTCCCGCTTCCCCTATTCCTTCAAGGGCGGCCTACGATCGGCCGTCCGCGTGGCCCGGATCGCCAAGGAGCTCGTCGAGGCTGTCGATGGCCGCTTCGCCCCTGGCGACGTGAGGTGGATCGTGCTCGGGGACGACGACACGGTGTTCTTCCCGGAGAATCTCGCCGGAACGCTAGCGAAGTACGACTGGGAGCGGTTGTACTACGTCGGGGGTCGGTCGGAGGGCTTGACGCAGAACATGGCGCATTCTTTCGGGATGGCATTCGGGGGAGGGGGGATTGCGATCAGCTACCCATTGGCGAGGGCTTTGGCGAAGGTTTTGGATTCTTGCCTTGTGAGGTATGCCCATTTATATGGCAGCGATGCTAGGATTTTTGCCTGCATAACCGAACTAGGGGTCGGCCTGACTTATGAGCCCGGATTCCATCAGGTAATTTCCAAACCCAACTTGTTTGAGTTCTTATCTATCCAAAACTTTGTGGTTCTGGATGCTAAATCTTTGTCCATCTGTGTCTTAGcttttaattttttcctttttaatgggGGTTCTGTGGCCTTGTCAATATTAGATTTTGTTATTGAGTTCTCTAGTATTTCAAAGTTCTCACTATTTGATGTGTGATCTTAAGCTTGTATGTAACTTAGtttcttattataatttttgttGATTGAGAAATAACAAAGTGTTTCTGATGGGGCTTTCGATTGAGATATGGGAAATTTTGCAGTTCTCTTGTAACTCTATCTTTAATGGTTGAAAAAGGAATCAACAGCTCAGCCGAGACGCAATATACTGTCGATTGAAGAAAATAGAGAATAAATATGATATGCTTGTGTTCGCTGTCCTCTATTCCTGGAAAATATTAGCTGGTTCACTACCACTTTGTCCTTGATTGGTGCAGAATTTATGCGTCCTTTAACATATTCAATGATCGCTCTCTACCCCTGCTACACGGTcattatatcattgtcatctcTGCATCGCTAGTCTTGCATGCTTGGACCTACTTTGCTGGCCATACTATATAAAAAACTTATCACTCCTTTGTTATTGTCAACATTTCTTTTTAGGTCATCTCTATACATGTATCCTCCTGGCAActagatatttctatttttccttttttttttcttttgcagatTCCAGATACATCTAGAAATTTTAAACCACCCAAAATTAAGGAAATATTGGAAAACTAAGGGATGACATTAAGAAAAGAAGGTTTCTACTTTGAATGTTTGGGCTCTGTTGATTgggaaaagaataaagaatagCATTTTTAAGTTTGCATCATTTTGGTGGATGCTCTATTGAGTCATTTTCATACGTACCAGGTTGACCTTCGTGGAGACCTTCTGGGGGTGTTGTCTGCACATCCATTGGCCCCTTTGGTATCACTTCATCATTTGGACAATGTGGAGCCATTGTTCCCTAGCATGAATCGTACAATGGCCTTGAAGCATTTATTTGAAGCTGTAAATGTGGATCCAGCCAGGATTTTACAGCAGACTGTTTGTTATGACCGCTTGAAAATGCTTACCGTTTCAGTTTCCTGGGGTTATACGGTTCAGGTGTTTGAAGGCAATCAACTTCTTCCTGACCTTCTCTCTTTGCAACAGACTTTTGCTCCATGGAGAAGAAACCGCAATATCGCTTCtggtttttatatatttaatacaAGGGAGTTTCCAAGGGACCCATGTAAAAGACCGGCTattttctttttggagagaGTGTTTTCTGGTAGACATAGAATCAACAGCAATTACAGCAGGCATGTTACTAATGATTGTCTGCAAGGCATGAGCTCAACAAAGAATTTGCAACAGATCAGAGTGTCCTCACAGCAACTTAATCATGATATTTGGCAGGTATTGTGACATATGGTTTGGAGTATACATTGTTTGGTCCATTGAATTTTAGATCTTGTATTATAGATTGAGTGGTGGTTTCTCATGCCATTATTCTGCTTGTATGCTGTAGGCTCCAAGACGACAATGCTGTGATGTTTTACCTTCCTCCACTGACACGGTTATGAAGATTGATGTTAGAAAATGTAAAGATGACGAGTTGATTGCTATGCAACCATAGCTAGGATTGAGAATAAAACTAGTCTATTGAGTATGAGACCTAAGAAGTCCCTTTTGTTAACCTTAAGGTAAACCTACAACGTGGTAGCTTATTTTTGTATAGCAGGTTTTGTGTAAAACTTATTATGTTAGTAAGTTTTTGTAGTCATATTAATATATGATGTTGAttttttggaatttactgatattgttggTCCTTTATATTGTTTCCTTCATTCTATTGTGCGACACTGGGAAAACATTATAGCTAAAGGTATAATAAACAGACAAAAAGCATCGACAGTTGAGAAAATCTGCCCTAGCTATTCTTGTGTTATAGTTTGAGATCTTAAAAAGCAGTAGTTGACTATACAAGCAGGCTAAAAAGTCTAGCAGTCAGATAACATTTAGATCTAAAGATACAAAAATGTTGATGTCTATAGACGAAGGGGAAGGGTTGATATTTTAACGCTGGTGATAAAATTTGCCTATATTGGTTATGGAAATACTACTATCATTGATTGGTATTGATCAGATGCTGCTCTCCATATTGTATAATATATGTGGTTGCTTAAGTGCTTATACATGCCTATAcatcaatatattattttaaaatcaccTTCTAATAATGGAAGATACTTACTCTTTTACTATTTTATTGGGGCACATGTTACCAGGATGCAGTTTGACTTTAGAGATGTATAGACTTCTGAGATTTTACAACCCTGTAACAATGCTGACTGTTATGTATCCCATGTTTTTTTGATAATAACTCCATTCTATATTTTGTTTACATATAATGTCCTGCTGTTAGTTTCAGTCAATGATGCTTAACAGGAGACAAGTTGACCTATATCAGGTTGGTTTTTC
The genomic region above belongs to Phoenix dactylifera cultivar Barhee BC4 unplaced genomic scaffold, palm_55x_up_171113_PBpolish2nd_filt_p 000612F, whole genome shotgun sequence and contains:
- the LOC103696507 gene encoding uncharacterized protein LOC103696507 isoform X2; translation: MPCIPLSVRSLSSSLLRSLLFLSMTIFLLYLLLFPNPLLRPPAASSSSAAPTLATAAPTLATAGATSVHHLLFGIASSARAWPRRRDYLRLWWRPALMRGFVFLDSGVGGGVGDDPTLPPTRVSADASRFPYSFKGGLRSAVRVARIAKELVEAVDGRFAPGDVRWIVLGDDDTVFFPENLAGTLAKYDWERLYYVGGRSEGLTQNMAHSFGMAFGGGGIAISYPLARALAKVLDSCLVRYAHLYGSDARIFACITELGVGLTYEPGFHQVDLRGDLLGVLSAHPLAPLVSLHHLDNVEPLFPSMNRTMALKHLFEAVNVDPARILQQTVCYDRLKMLTVSVSWGYTVQVFEGNQLLPDLLSLQQTFAPWRRNRNIASGFYIFNTREFPRDPCKRPAIFFLERVFSGRHRINSNYSRHVTNDCLQGMSSTKNLQQIRVSSQQLNHDIWQANSNP
- the LOC103696507 gene encoding uncharacterized protein LOC103696507 isoform X1, which gives rise to MPCIPLSVRSLSSSLLRSLLFLSMTIFLLYLLLFPNPLLRPPAASSSSAAPTLATAAPTLATAGATSVHHLLFGIASSARAWPRRRDYLRLWWRPALMRGFVFLDSGVGGGVGDDPTLPPTRVSADASRFPYSFKGGLRSAVRVARIAKELVEAVDGRFAPGDVRWIVLGDDDTVFFPENLAGTLAKYDWERLYYVGGRSEGLTQNMAHSFGMAFGGGGIAISYPLARALAKVLDSCLVRYAHLYGSDARIFACITELGVGLTYEPGFHQVDLRGDLLGVLSAHPLAPLVSLHHLDNVEPLFPSMNRTMALKHLFEAVNVDPARILQQTVCYDRLKMLTVSVSWGYTVQVFEGNQLLPDLLSLQQTFAPWRRNRNIASGFYIFNTREFPRDPCKRPAIFFLERVFSGRHRINSNYSRHVTNDCLQGMSSTKNLQQIRVSSQQLNHDIWQAPRRQCCDVLPSSTDTVMKIDVRKCKDDELIAMQP